The sequence CTTTCTACACTTTGGTGTGCGGAATGGCCATCACGGACTTGCTCGGCACCTGTTTCACCAGTCCAGTGGTCATCGCCACATACATTGCGGGCAGGTGGCCGGGCGGAGCGCTCTTATGCCATTTCTTTTCCTTCTCCATGCTCTTCTTCGGCTCGGCTGGGATGTCTATTCTGTGCGCCATGTCAGTGGAGAGATATCTGGCCATAAACCACGCatacttttactctcaacatgtgGACAGGACCATGGCACGGTTTGCGTTGATGGCGACATATCTGGCGAATATCGTGTTGTGCATCATGCCTAGTTTTGGTTTTGGAAAGCACAAGAGACACTTTCCGGGAACTTGGTGCTTTTTAGACTGGCGCGCCATGGACTCTGTCGGTGCCTCGTATACGTTTCTATACGGAGGTTATATGTTGGTTTTAATCGCCGTTACGGTGCTGTGCAATTTTGCCGTGTGTCGATCGCTGGTTGGGATGAGTAAGATGACTCGCATGGTCAGGACACAAGTGTCCGGACACACAGGGTCCAGACGCAGCAGGTTCCCGACTTTAACATCCGTCACATCTGCGGCAGAGATTCAGATGTTCTGGCTGTTAATTTTCATGACTATCGTGTTCCTGACATGCTCCATCCCTTTAGTGGTAAGTTTTACAGTCAAACTTTAGATTACAGTGTTTATATAAGGttactggattttttatttgtattttatttttcattttttattttttatttttatccaacaGTATGGCATTGGTTACACAACCTGACTTGGATTTTTGATTTTCAGAAAAgtacttacatgaattcttctgttaaaacgtgctTTATTTAAGCTGTAATGTAGTTTaaatggtcgttttagggtttacggcattTCTCAGAATGACGACAGAACTTTcaaagaaaagtttagtaagggattttatctGACTAAAATCATGGAAGCACacgtattgtttacgtcttgcggttacacttttgaaacagtgagtgttttaacgtttacggattggctccattcacttccattgtaagtgtcactGTAACCACAATTTGTTATTATTCGATTTTTgattctcctccctgaccagtaggtgtcgatatgcatgaagaatgcgaatagccaaaaacaaaaaaagaagaatgtgaaagtggagattgattgtaaaaaagcatttaaatattgatctgaccTTCAAAGTGTCACATTATTGACATATAGTACTATTGTTAtgatttaaatttgtatattttttcttAACAGGTGCGCATCTTTGTAAACCAGCTCTATGATCCTGCTTACATATCATCAGGTGGAAATCCAGATTATCGCAGTGATCTCTTGGCCATTCGATTCGCCTCCTTCAACCCCATCTTGGATCCATGGGTTTATATTTTGTGCAGGAAAAACCTATTGATTAAGGGTTGTGCAAGACTCAAATGCATGATCGGACTGAGGAAAGATAATCATAGTCATGTTTTTGGTTGTATGGATAATCGGCACTCCCCTCCATCATTTGCACGAAGTAATTGCACAAGTTATGCATCGTTGCATACAGCCACCTGTAGAAACGAGGCTGGGAAACAAACCTGCAGGAACACAAAATCCTATGTGGACTTGAACCTTCGTCAGGCATGGGACTTTGATACAGCCCTGACTAACTTTCATCCTTTCAGCATCGAGCAGAGCGGTATAATGGTTTTTGATGACGATGGAGCATCAGTATCCAAACTGGACCTCAACAGGACAGTTGGATGCGTAGAAGGGCTACCAGCCATTCAAATATTAGAGAATAAAGCTGAAATAGTGACCTGCACCTTTAGTACACCAAGTTCATGTGGATCAGAAAAGAGACATTGACCTAAAAAGTTTAGATTTTaatgtgtgtttacattttattgcacAACCTTAAAGTTTCGGATTTTATGTGATCCCACACTAGGTTTATTCTACTGAGCTATGTAGCCTAACTTTGTACTGTGAGAAAAAGAAATTGACTTTTTCTTTTATGATGATATATTTTCACAAATAATTCTGTGAATTTACCTAATTTTGTCCTGGAATGATCCATTTTAGGATTAAGATATGTGCCATGTTGTGCCATTTTGCATGCTGGGCTGTACTTCTCTGTGACTTGTAAAActgtgaataatttattaaagGTCCAATTTTCATTATAGTATTAATTATAGtatattaattatacattgttGTATTGTCATTATTTATGATAAAACTATAAAATcctgtcaaatatatatatatatatatatatatatatatatatatatatatataatgattaatgcaattaatcgcactgcccccggaccataataaggaagattcctgagaaatgcaagcttgtagtaccacctgtttactccagagggcagtaagtgaaacttcagctgtatgggcaacatgcagtttatacagagaacaaaacaacaCTTTAGCAGGCAGCACAAAACAAACATGcattatgttcttgcattcaaaacacttggagcgtaAATTCGAACTacgggatctcaagatgtgttcaaaATTTTAAACTATAGTTAACTTGActcagtgaactaaacattttatgtttatgacgcaactcaCCCACTACACAAGCTATCTGACACTATATTCCAAcatgttcattaagatcgcaaaattctggcctgttaatagttcctaaaatatcaaaatccacaaaaggaggtagatccttttcatatttggctcctaaaccatggaatattctccctaacactgttcgagatgcagacacactctctcagtttaagtctagacttaagACTCTTCTATTTAGcctggcatacacctaatttatccatcaacacacaattaggctgctttagttgggtctgcctgaaccagaaaccagaaacattgagcatgatctctaactctgaaataaatgtaatggcatctatgctaatattattttatttgtttccatgtcttaaccttgggactcctatcctgaggtcaccagaaccggctggatccagctccattcctgcttcgtgttggactacactgctacgtgtcgctgaatgatgatgactaaatgcagccggtgccagcctaacatcacttcagtctattatgatggacttcagaggatgaactggtgccaactccaacctgaatCATCTcggcctattgatggactaccatcttgaaatgaaatgcttagactaactattgccaacaaaagccttcatcagccaattaacaaggacaactgcatcaatgtgaacttctgcaattaatccaggatggacttcaaagacattagtcatttatcttacagttcaaacacaatctatgtttgaacactgacccttatcacttagtttaataattttaaaccatgacttgcactatacataagtaatattggcattatattcttgatgttagccagaggggaactggcccccacagtgagtctggtttctcccaaggttatttttctcccattaatcaacatcttatggagttttgtgttccttgccacagtcgcctacagcttgctcactggagttataaatacaactattatttaattatttttaaacacgattaagaatcgtattttatctataCATGTGCAGAGGTCGGTGTAAAACAAATTTAAGTTGACAAATGTAACTGACACATTTATGGGTGttagaaataaaattaaaagtgcTTGATAAATACCAACAAGATATAAAATGACCCATTGACACTACGGAATTTCCAATATTGTGTCATCTTATCTCCAGCTATTCAACAGGGACATTCACACATAATCCTTACAGCACTCAGACCACTGAAATACAATATACAGcctcaagccacagtgtctcgcacccactgtgaaatttggtggaggatcagtgatgatctgggggtacAAGGCTGGAATCAGACAGATTTGTCtatgtgaaggacacatgaatcaagccatgtacaaggcTATCCtgaaagaaaacttgcttccttctgctctgacaatgttccccaactttAAGGATTGGTTTTTCCTGCAGGACAGTGTTCCAAgccacacagacaggtcaatccaggtgtggatggaggaccaccggatcaagaccctgccatggccagcccaatctccagacctgaaccccattgaaaacctctggaatgtgatcaagaggaagatggatggccacaaaccatcaaacaaagccgagctgcttgaatttttgcaccaggagtggccaTCAgaattattccaccaaatatggatttctgaactcttcctaagtcaaaacattagtattgtgttgtttaaaatgaatatgaacttgttttctttgcattatttgatgtctgaaaacactgcatctttttgttattttgaccagttgtcatattctgcaaataaatgctctaaacgacaatattttatttggaatttgggagaaatgttgtcagtactttataacaaaaatgttcatttaacacaaacacatgcttttaaatggtaaatccaaagaaactgatcattttgcagtggtctcttaattttttccagagctgtgtatatagaactggattgatGATGCAAAGTTAAACTGCCAACAGGAGGTGAATCCACCGGAAGTGTTGCCCAAACTTTCATAGAGCATCAATTACTGACAGGTGAGAACGCCTGTTCCTCCATCTCCGACCTGTGGATACAACAGTTGTATTTCACCatctagtgacaatcatgtttaatttttaattagcttgttatggataatattcATTACGAGTAACAAGATATACGTGGATCGTGATATCTGAGCATTCATCTGCCCTGATACAGCACAGCGATTGCCAAAGGAAGTGggaaaactgtccacaagttgtaatATAAGTGTGAAGAGCTGTCATATTTGCTTGTTTTGGGGTAACAGCATGTCTGTTTGCCTTAGAGGATCCTTCAAAAAGTCAAATTGGGATTTTTAATTTGCCTAAAATGCCCGGGATTTGCCTGTTGTCATACTGAAGTGCTCGCTGTTGAGAGAGACCGTGGCTTTGTTGTCGGATATGTAGCGTATTACAGTCACCTGGATTTTGTGATTGTAACACAGAAAATAGAGCAGGATTACAGTAATAGCAGTTAATATTGTAAAGTTAAACCCATTGAAAAGGTTGGATGATTGTTCTTCAGGTAAATGGTGAATTGTCTTGAAAGCCTAatgatgtttattaaataattttgcagCCCAGTTCAAATGCAATATTTAACTTATTGGCAATATTAAAGTAACAAATATAGAATATGCCAAACAATCTACTTATATCAAAGCACagaaattcaaatatttaaggTGCCAAAGGtgaataatataattattcaCGCGCGTATTGTTGAACTACCCCAAAAATCTGCAATACACTGTGTATGCACATAGCTTTAACTCTCTTGACCATTAAGCATTGCATTAGCTGATATTGACCAGCAGATGTCAATATTGCACAGTTTTTAATTCAACATGATTTTTAGCTtacagcttactgtcattttcatttcacaaataaaagtaatcagaagaggaggaattgcaatcaaaagggagcagttgcccttctgataggactggaATATTTGTCCTGATGTTGTGTCTATCGCAGGTTGCCCTCGGTTCCAACCCAAAAGTGAATCTTCATTGCCCTGTTCAAGCTTGTATCCTGCACCAAACCTTCGGTCTTAATATAAGGACCATCAGttaatgtgtatatgctgtgtgcacagctattaaagacaAACTGATGCGgcgtaatatcagggtttacatatgatacatttctgatattcaattggctattttgaacaatcatctaatctgaaacatcgccatcacaactgcattatgtcccgcatatttgaccagcaacttttaacaaccAACTTAAGATAatgcaaatgtacattttcttaagaAGCTCAGTAAATGCGATCCAAGGAAAAGAGGgttagattaaatattttaatgttttaaaatgtacaaaagctagttttctgaaagtgaactcttggacaaatatttctgatagtttatagtcttgaaaaaaagtgcagaacattctgagaatgtcattcagaattttttttttgtctacagaacagggCTAATTTAAGTTAAGTAAAAAAAGGCAagtatataggcctaacaatGTTATTTTATAccaaacaatattattttttcgtttggtaatttagtttttaaatttaaagctttattcatttggcaggcttatttatttaatttaatacagggaattttgctggCATTCTATCAAAAGTAAACAACAATAATTGTATAGAATTGGGCTCTTAGTGTTCCAAAAGCACAATGAAGCTTTTCTCCTTGTACtgtgtatgtatttttaatttaaagcatCTTTGTGCATATAAATGATATGTTTTATTgaattgtgggctaattccatgactacCATCTAttgttttgaatggtgtggaaaagtaacttttataaataaattaatagctACTGCAATTAAATGAAATcacaaagagtggccattcatttgttctccgtaCACGTGTCAATGACAGACGCGTGAGTGATATTTGTGCTGGCACTACTGGAAGTGTTATGTCggagatgtgtttgcagcatcggatctgtgcaggtatgccactaagaccaatccataacagtgcgagTAAAGCTTCACATACAATAATAAttagctttcaaggatgtataccttgtcatCATTATCACAGGCTAATGATTGTGGTAAATAATGTCGTGTGACACACAATTTTTGTGGTAATGCCAATTTTTTTCCCAAAACAGTTTTTTGCCACATTTgtagtatcgacatagagtttatgcactatagtttaacagaaaaatattatgtcgacacttgtgaaattaGAGCGAAAAGTTTAGTTTATATCAGCTACATCGGAAAACATTTTAAAGCGCTACACATTTTGTCGACTGTTGAACTAGCTGAAAGTCAATAAAAGTTACTTCATTAAACTGTTGAATTTAGTGACAGTTAGGGTATGAAAAGCCATGTGTCAACACTTCTAGGCCTACAGAAATGTTATAACACAAATGCGGCTTATCTGACTTCTATTGCTTTAATCAAATTGCTTTAGAGAAATTTTCAAGAATGTAAATAAATCTGAAAAGTATCATATCAGGTCCATTGAATTCAGGCCTTATAAGTCTTATGAAGCATGCGGTAACATTGTGTGATGCATGGGTGCCAACAGGATTTAATTTGAGACTTGTCTTGAACATCAAGGGGATTACCGTGTGAAGAATTAACATGTTTCCACTGACCACTGtataaatattgctgttttagtcattgttttggacattttttgtcacaattgagttctttagaggtgatatcatctctgtacaaacctaacatgtgcacacaccaaggtcgccaaaccaGCCTTTTTTCATTGTATCCACTTACCCCCACAGTCCCACGATATAAAAATGTTGCCctaacatttctgtgccaccacagactgatcgcttgcccctgcctggccaccgtTTTGAAAAACTCTTGGCTCCGCCCCTGGTTCAGACAGATCAGTTCTCGTGCTAAAAAAGCAAAATGAACCACAATGAATAgagcagaacacaggtgtctcgagatgcatttttatcagttaacttgacacagcatctaaaatgcaGCACTCTCGTGAGAGActgtaaaaacacagtgaaacgtgacgcagttgtcaaaagacatccatctagcgaatgATTACATGGAAAATGATCGAAAAACAACACGAGCGGACACAAAATCATGTTCagattgaac comes from Xyrauchen texanus isolate HMW12.3.18 chromosome 9, RBS_HiC_50CHRs, whole genome shotgun sequence and encodes:
- the LOC127649684 gene encoding prostaglandin E2 receptor EP4 subtype-like gives rise to the protein MFNLSDMNDSYLNVSEVNVPFTNSSSRALSLDYRSLITSATMFGVGVVGNLVAIVVLCISKKEQKETTFYTLVCGMAITDLLGTCFTSPVVIATYIAGRWPGGALLCHFFSFSMLFFGSAGMSILCAMSVERYLAINHAYFYSQHVDRTMARFALMATYLANIVLCIMPSFGFGKHKRHFPGTWCFLDWRAMDSVGASYTFLYGGYMLVLIAVTVLCNFAVCRSLVGMSKMTRMVRTQVSGHTGSRRSRFPTLTSVTSAAEIQMFWLLIFMTIVFLTCSIPLVVRIFVNQLYDPAYISSGGNPDYRSDLLAIRFASFNPILDPWVYILCRKNLLIKGCARLKCMIGLRKDNHSHVFGCMDNRHSPPSFARSNCTSYASLHTATCRNEAGKQTCRNTKSYVDLNLRQAWDFDTALTNFHPFSIEQSGIMVFDDDGASVSKLDLNRTVGCVEGLPAIQILENKAEIVTCTFSTPSSCGSEKRH